Genomic window (Streptomyces cadmiisoli):
TGGACAAGTCCTACGAGGCCACCGTGCTCGACTACGTGTGGGGCTTCTGGCAGTACAGCCTGCTGTCCGACTGCGAGTCGATCCCCGCGGACGCCGCGAACGCCACCGACGAGGAGATCTGGAACTCGGTCGACGCGATCGCCGGGTTCTCCTTCTACACGGACCAGGGCCTGGCGCCGTACTCGCCGTACTACTACCAGGCGGGCACCCAGCTCGGCGCGCCCACGATCCACTTCCCCCACATCGAGAAGAAGTACCTGCGGTACGGCTACCTGCCGCCGCGTCACTTCCTGCCGCGTGACATCGAGATGAAGTTCCAGCCGCACGCGATGCGCGACGTGGACAACTGGGTCCGGCACAACGCCGAGCGCATGCTGTTCGTGTACGGCGAGAACGACCCGTGGGGCGCGGAGCAGTTCCGCCTCGGCAAGGGCGCGCGCGACTCGTACGTCTTCACCGCCCCCGGCGCCAACCACGGCGCCAACGTGGCCGGACTGAAGGCCGAGCAGAAGGCGCTCGCCACCGCCCGCATCCTGAAGTGGGCGGGCGTCGCCCCCGCCGCGGTCCAGGCGGACCCGGCGAAGGCCCGGCCGCTGGCCGCGTTCGACGCCAAGCTCGACAAGCGCGGCGCGGAGCGCACACTGCGTCCGTGACGTCCCGCTGCGCCCGCCCGCTACACCGGGCGGGCGCAGCCCACCGGGTTGTCGCCACCGAGCTGCACGTACAGCGCGGTCGAGGCCGCGCAGTCGGCGCGGGTGGCGACCGCCTCGGTCACCTCGAACTCCGGTTTCCGCTCGCCCTTTCCGTCGCACGCGGTCTCCCGGACCTGGCCGCCGCCGGAGTCGTAGACGCAGTCGCCGACGATCGTGCGGGGGCCGCCCCCGCCGCCGGGGTCGCCGGGGTGCGGCGGCTGGAGCGTGCGCATACAGGCGTAGCCCTGCGGGATCGCGCCGTCGCCGTCCTCGTCGTGCGAGGGCCGCTGTTCGCTGATGTGCAGCACGAAGTCCGTGGTCCCGGGGCACGGTGGCCCCTCGCCCACCGTGCCGTCGTGCCGTGCCACCACCCGTGCCGCCGCCCGCTCACCGGTGCAGGGCACCTCGGTGAAACTGGTCGCGCCGAACGAGCTGCACTCGTCTACCGCGAGGAACTCCGCCCCGTAGCCCGACGGCCGGGCCGTCGGCGACACCTCCCGGCCGGCGGTCGGATCGTCCTGCGACCCCTCGCCCGCGGCCCCCTGGCAGCCCGTCAGCAGGACTGCCAGCAGGACCGACAGGACCACCCCCGTGGAACGTCCTTCACGCTCGGTCATCTCCCCCACCCCCGTCCAGCGTGACCCGCCGCGGCGGGACCACGCCAGACACGCTGAGCGCTTTGCGTCAGTTGGGGGTGGTGCGCCGGGTGTGGGGCGTACGGTGCCCTACGCCCAATTGACGCCTAGTACGACAGCCCGTGTCCGATGGGATACAGCACCCGGGTCGGATCGTCGGCCCGCTGCACCGGCACCGGCAGCTTCCCGCGCGGCCGCACCCGTCCGGCGATCACCCGCGCGGCGGCCCGCACCTCCACGTCCGTCCAGGAGTACGCCGCCAGGTAGGCGCGCACGCCGGGCAGTTGGGCGACGTCGTACGGGTTGCGGATCGCCAGCGCCACCACCGGCCGGCCGGTCGCCAGCAGCCGCTCGACCAGCGTCCGCTGGGCGCTGCTCGCCGTGACGTTGTACGTCGCGACCACGACGGCGTCCGCTTCGCCGGCCGCCGTCACGGCCTGCTCGACGGCCGCCGCGGTCGGGTTGATGCCGGTCGACAGGGCGGTCGCCGTGAAGCCCAGCTCCGTCAGCGCGCCCGCGAGCACACCGGTGGGCGGGCCCGTGGTGCCGGACGGCGAGGCGGGGTCGGCGCCCACGACGAGCAGCCGGGGGTGCTCGCGCCGGGACAGCGGCAGTGCCCGTCCCTCGTTGACGAGCAGGGTCGTCGTGCGCTCGGCGATCCGGTCGGCCGCCGCCAGGTGCGACCGGGTGCCGACCGTGCGGTCCACGCCGCGCTCGCTGACGTACGGATCGTCGAACAGGCCGAGCTTCGCCTTCAGCCGCAGCACCCGCAGGACCGACTCGTCGAGCCGCTCCTCGGTCAGCTCGCCGTTCAGCACGGCGTCGCGGACCGCGTTCCAGGCGACGTCCAGCTTGGGCGCGTTGAGCAGCACGTCCACGCCCGCCTTCAGCGCCAGGACCGGCACCCGGTCGTCGCCGTACTTCGTGCGCACCCCCGCCATGTCGAGGGCGTCGGTGACCACCACGCCGTCGTAGCCGAGCCGCTCGCGCAGGATGCCCGTGAGGATGGGGCGGGAGAGGGTGGCCGGGTCGCCGGAGTCGTCCAGCGCGGGCACCAGGATGTGCGCGGTCATGATGGAGTCGATGCCGGCCTCGACGGCGGCCCTGAACGGCGGTGCGTCCAGCGACTCCCACTGCTCGCGGGTGTGGGTGATGACGGGGAAGCCGTAGTGGCTGTCGACCTCGGTGTCGCCGTGCCCGGGGAAGTGCTTGGCGGTCGCGGAGACCCCGGAGCGCTGGTAGCCGGCGACCTCGGCGGTGACGAGATCGGCCACCGCGTCGGGATCGGCGCCGAAGGAGCGGACGCCGATGACCGGGTTGGCCGGGTTGACGTTCACATCGGCGACGGGCGTGTAGTCCTGCCGGATGCCCATCGCGCGCAGTTCCGCGCCGGAGATCCGGCCGAGGGTGCGGGCGTCGGAGCGGGAACCGCCGGCCCCCATCGCCATCGCGCCCGGGAACAGCGTGGCCGGCTTGCCGACCCGCGCGACGATGCCGTGTTCCTGGTCGGTGGAGACCAGCATCGGCAGCCCGCGCGGCAGTTCGAGCGAGGCGCGCTGGATGCCGTTGGACAGCCCGGCGATCTGGTGCGGGTCGCGGGTGTTGTGCGCCCAGACGAAGTAGATGACGCCGCCCAGGCGGTACTTGGAGATCAGCTCGGCGGCCGTGCGCACGCCGAACTCCCGCAGGTTGGCATCGATGTCGGCCTGGTCGGGCTCGGTCGCGGAGTGGCCGTACACGCGCGAGGTGAACAGCTGGCCGACCTTCTCCTCCAGCGTCATACGGGAGATGATCCGCCGGATCCGGTCGTCATGGGCGTGTGCGGTCCCTCCCACTGCCAGAGCCGCGGTGACGCCGGCCGTGGCGGCGAGAACAGTGCGTCTGGAGGGGACCGCGGAGTTTCCCGCGCCTCCCGTGCTGGTGTGCTGCACGTGCGCTCCTTCCGGAGGTGGTCCGTTGAAAAAAACTTCCAAAGGGCCACCAATATCCGGGAAGTTTCTGCCGGTCAAGGGGGCGCACACGAAGCGTCGAGGGGCCGCCATCGGCGCTTGGGAGGGGGGCGCGCCGATGGCGGCGGGCGGCCGGCCGCGGTACGGCTGAGAGGGTGATCGGCATGCGCCGCCGGCGGCGGGGCCGACACCGCACCGTGGAGACTCATCCGGCAGCGTGGCCATTGGACGACGGCCGCGCGGACCGGGTTCCCGCTCGGCGCGGTTTCACGGAAGTCGGGACGCGGGAGCCGGAGGTGACGGTTGTGCCGAAACCTCCGCCCAGTTCTCCTGGAGGGTGCGCACCGTCTCGGCGATCGCGGGGCGGCCCGAGGCGCCGGTTCGCCACAGCGCGTAGATCCGTCGTACGGGCGTCGGGTCGAGCGTCACCTCCACCACCGCGCCGGGCAGCGGACCGCGGCCCAGCCGGGGGATGAGGGCGATGCCCAGTCCGGCGGCGACCAGCGCGACGAGGGTCGGGTTCTCGTCGGCCTGGTGCACGATGTCCGGTTCGTGGCCGGCGGTGCGCAGGGTGCGCACCAGCCAGTCGTGGCAGATCCGTCCAGGCGGCTGGCACAGCCACCGCTCCCCGCCGAGATCCTCCCGCCGCACGGTGCTCCGCCCGGCGAACGGATGCTCCCGCGGCACCAGCAGCGTGCACGGGTCGTCACCGATGACGGCCCCCTCGACCCCCGGCGGCACGGGCAGCGGCGCGATGTCCCAGTCGTGTGCGACGGCGAGGTCCAGCGCGCCCTTGGCGACCATCCCGACGGACAGATGCGGGTCGATCTCGCTGAGCCGGACGTCCAGGGCGGGATGCCGGGCGGCGAGCGCGGCGAGCACACCCGGCAGCAGCCCGCGTGCCGCGGACGCGAACGCGCCGAGGGTCAGCCGTCCGGCCGGCACCCCGCGCCGCCGCTCCAGCTCGGTCTCCGCCCGCTCCATGATGGCCAGCAGTTCCTGCGCGGTGGACACGAGTTGATGCGCCTCGGCGGTCAGCCGGACCCCCCGTCCCTCCCGCTCCAGCAGCACCGTCCGGGTCTCCCGTTCCAGCTTGGCGATCTGCTGGGAGACGGCGGACGGGGTGTATCCGAGCGCCGTGGCGGCGGCCCCCACCGTGCCGTGCACGGAGACGGCGTGCAGGGCGCGCAGGCGTTGCAGGTCGAGCATGTGTCTCTCCGATGCTTAGCGCTGCTTCATTCCACCATGCAGCAACCGTCGCTGGTGCTTAATGGTCAGCCGGGGTGACCATCGGTGCCATGCGTCCCGCCCACCTCGCGCTCGCCGTCCTCGTCGCCGCCGTCTGGGGCGTCAACTTCACCGTCATCGAGATCGGCCTCGACCGTTTCCCGCCGCTGCTGTTCTCCGCCCTGCGCTTCCTGGCGGCGGCGGTCCCCGCGGTGTTCCTCGTGGGCCGGCCGAAGGTGGCCTGGCGATGGATCCTGGCGGTCGGGCTGGTGCTCGGCGTGGCCAAGTTCGGCCTGCTGTTCGTGGGGATGGACGCGGGGATGCCGGCCGGCCTGTCCTCGCTGGTGCTCCAGATCCAGGCCGTGTTCACCGCCCTGTTCGCCGCCGCGGCCCTCGGCGAACGCCCGTCCCGGCTCGGGGTGACCGGGATGGCCGTGGCCCTGGCCGGCATCGCCGTCGCGGCGGTCGACGAGGGCACGACCGGTCCGCTGACCGCCTTCGCGCTGGTGGTCGCCGCGGCGGCCTGCTGGGGCGCCTCCAACGTCCTGACCCGCAGGGCGGCGCCCCCGGACGCGCTGAACTTCATGGTGTGGGTGAGCACCGTGCCCGTCCTGCCGCTGCTGCTGCTCTCGCTGTGGACGGAGGGCCCCGCACGCGACCTCGAGGCGCTGCGCGCCCTCGACCGGCAGGGCGCCGGCACGATCCTCTACGTCGCCTGGATCACCACGGTGTTCGGCTTCGGGGCGTGGGGCCTGCTGCTGCGCCGCCACCCGGCCTCCACCGTCGCGCCCTTCTCGCTGCTGGTCCCGGTGTTCGGCATGACCTCCGCGGCGCTGTTCCTGGGCGAGCCGGTGACCCCACTGCGCTGGTGCGCGGCGGTGCTGCTGGTGGGCGGGGTGGCCGTCACGTCACTGGCGCCGCGGCGCGGGGCGCCGGCCCGCCGAGTGGACCCGGACCCGGCGGCCGCGGACCGCGCCGAGGTCACGCCGAGTCGTTGAGCAGGCGTCCGAGGTGCTCGCGCCCCTTGTCGAGCAGACCGGGCAGCGGCTCGGCCGCCTCGTACCACCGCTTCTCGTACTCCCAGCACAGCCAGCCGTCCCAGCCGTGCCGGGAGAGGACCTCGACGCACTCGGCGAGCGGCAGGACCCCCGCGCCGAGCGGCAGCGGCGCGGTGTCGGTGCCGGAGGCGATGTCCTTGACCTGGACGTAGCCGAGGTAGGGCGACAGGGCCGCGAACGACTCCGACGGCTGCTCGCCGCCCAGCCAGGTGTGCATCACGTCCCACAGGGCGCCGACCTGCCGGTGGCCGACCGGTCCGAGGACCCGGATCGCGTCGGCGGCGGTGCGGTGCGAGTCATGGGTCTCCAGCAGGATGCGGACACCCGCGTCGGTGGCGTACTCGGCGGCCGTGCCCAGCCGGCCCGCCGCGACCGCGTCGGCCTCCTCGGGAGCGCCGTCCGCGGGCCCGCCCGGGAAGACCCGGACGTACGGGGCGCCCAGGTCACGGGCGAGATCGAGGAGGGCGCGGAGCTCGGCCAGCACGGGCTCGTCGTCGCCGGGCGCGGCCACCCGCGTGTACCCGGCGAGGCTCAGGATCTCCACGCCGGCCGCCTTGAACTCGGCCGCCGCGGCGGTCCGTTCGTCCCGGCTCAGGCCCGGATGGACCGGCTCCTCCGGGTGTGTGCGCAGTTCGACCCCGTGGTAGCCGTGCGCGGTCGCGAGACGCGCCACGTCGGACAGGGGGAGGCCGGGGACACCGAGGGTGGAGAACGCCAGCTTCATGCACCCAGCTTCGTACACACGGGCCCTTCCCGTCACCCGGATCAAGGGCCGTTCCGTTCACTCCGGTGCCGCGCGCAGCACCAGGCGCCAGTCCTGGCCGACCAGATTCTTCCCGAAGGAACGGTGCGGTTTCTCGGCGAGGAGGACAAAACCGTGGCGCTGGTAGAGACGGCGGGCGCCGGCCAGCACGTCGTTCGTCCACAGCACCAGGTCGCGGTAGCCGACGCCGCGCGCGAAGTCCACCACGGCGGAGACGAGCTTGTCCCCGATGCCCAGACCGCGGGCGTCCGGCTCCACCAGCAGCAGCCGCAGCCGGGCGGTGGCCGGCGCCTCGTCGCGCACGCACATCACGCACCCCACCGGCCGCCCGTCCGCCTCGGCGATCCAGGCCCGCTCCAGGTGCGGGTCGTGGTCCTCGGCGAAGTCGGCGACGATCCGGGCGACCAGCCCCTCGTAGTCGGTGTTCCAGCCGAACTCGGCCGCGTACAGCGCGCCGTTGCGCTGCACGATCCAGCCGAGGTCACCGGGGCCGGGTTCGCGCAGCAGGACGTCCTCGCGCCCCGCCGACGGCCCGCCGCCCAGGACGTCGCGGACCGTCCGGAGCGCCTCCGTGAGCCGTGTGCGGTCGTCCGGCGCCACCCCGGCCAGCAGCGCGCCGACCGACTCGCGCGCCCGTTCGTCGAGCAGACCGGCCGCCTCCCGGCCGCGCCCGGTGAGCGTGATGCGGCGGCGGCGCGGATCCTTCTCCGACGGCCCGCGCTCGATCAGCCCGTCCTGCTCGAACCCGTTCAGGATGCGGCTCAGGTACCCGGCGTCCAGGTGGAGTTCGGCGCGCAGATCGGCGGCGTCGGTGCGGGTGCCGTGCGCGAGCTCGTACAGGATCCGCGCCTCGGTGAGGGTGTACGGCGCGTAGACGTGACGGCCGTGGTCGAGGGCGCCGATGAGGTTCGTGTAGAAGCGGTTGAAGGAGCGGATGTCCTGCACGGTCATGAGAGGCCCCAGTCCCTGATGGTTGACTCAGTCAGAGAAACCGTGGGGCCGAGCCTAGACCGCCGCCCGCTCCCCGTCCACGGCCCGGCTACCCGGCCACGGCCCGCCGGTAGACGCAGATCTGGGCACCCGTG
Coding sequences:
- a CDS encoding glycoside hydrolase family 3 protein, which translates into the protein MQHTSTGGAGNSAVPSRRTVLAATAGVTAALAVGGTAHAHDDRIRRIISRMTLEEKVGQLFTSRVYGHSATEPDQADIDANLREFGVRTAAELISKYRLGGVIYFVWAHNTRDPHQIAGLSNGIQRASLELPRGLPMLVSTDQEHGIVARVGKPATLFPGAMAMGAGGSRSDARTLGRISGAELRAMGIRQDYTPVADVNVNPANPVIGVRSFGADPDAVADLVTAEVAGYQRSGVSATAKHFPGHGDTEVDSHYGFPVITHTREQWESLDAPPFRAAVEAGIDSIMTAHILVPALDDSGDPATLSRPILTGILRERLGYDGVVVTDALDMAGVRTKYGDDRVPVLALKAGVDVLLNAPKLDVAWNAVRDAVLNGELTEERLDESVLRVLRLKAKLGLFDDPYVSERGVDRTVGTRSHLAAADRIAERTTTLLVNEGRALPLSRREHPRLLVVGADPASPSGTTGPPTGVLAGALTELGFTATALSTGINPTAAAVEQAVTAAGEADAVVVATYNVTASSAQRTLVERLLATGRPVVALAIRNPYDVAQLPGVRAYLAAYSWTDVEVRAAARVIAGRVRPRGKLPVPVQRADDPTRVLYPIGHGLSY
- a CDS encoding LysR family transcriptional regulator, producing MLDLQRLRALHAVSVHGTVGAAATALGYTPSAVSQQIAKLERETRTVLLEREGRGVRLTAEAHQLVSTAQELLAIMERAETELERRRGVPAGRLTLGAFASAARGLLPGVLAALAARHPALDVRLSEIDPHLSVGMVAKGALDLAVAHDWDIAPLPVPPGVEGAVIGDDPCTLLVPREHPFAGRSTVRREDLGGERWLCQPPGRICHDWLVRTLRTAGHEPDIVHQADENPTLVALVAAGLGIALIPRLGRGPLPGAVVEVTLDPTPVRRIYALWRTGASGRPAIAETVRTLQENWAEVSAQPSPPAPASRLP
- a CDS encoding EamA family transporter codes for the protein MRPAHLALAVLVAAVWGVNFTVIEIGLDRFPPLLFSALRFLAAAVPAVFLVGRPKVAWRWILAVGLVLGVAKFGLLFVGMDAGMPAGLSSLVLQIQAVFTALFAAAALGERPSRLGVTGMAVALAGIAVAAVDEGTTGPLTAFALVVAAAACWGASNVLTRRAAPPDALNFMVWVSTVPVLPLLLLSLWTEGPARDLEALRALDRQGAGTILYVAWITTVFGFGAWGLLLRRHPASTVAPFSLLVPVFGMTSAALFLGEPVTPLRWCAAVLLVGGVAVTSLAPRRGAPARRVDPDPAAADRAEVTPSR
- a CDS encoding sugar phosphate isomerase/epimerase family protein, giving the protein MKLAFSTLGVPGLPLSDVARLATAHGYHGVELRTHPEEPVHPGLSRDERTAAAAEFKAAGVEILSLAGYTRVAAPGDDEPVLAELRALLDLARDLGAPYVRVFPGGPADGAPEEADAVAAGRLGTAAEYATDAGVRILLETHDSHRTAADAIRVLGPVGHRQVGALWDVMHTWLGGEQPSESFAALSPYLGYVQVKDIASGTDTAPLPLGAGVLPLAECVEVLSRHGWDGWLCWEYEKRWYEAAEPLPGLLDKGREHLGRLLNDSA
- a CDS encoding bifunctional helix-turn-helix transcriptional regulator/GNAT family N-acetyltransferase, which gives rise to MTVQDIRSFNRFYTNLIGALDHGRHVYAPYTLTEARILYELAHGTRTDAADLRAELHLDAGYLSRILNGFEQDGLIERGPSEKDPRRRRITLTGRGREAAGLLDERARESVGALLAGVAPDDRTRLTEALRTVRDVLGGGPSAGREDVLLREPGPGDLGWIVQRNGALYAAEFGWNTDYEGLVARIVADFAEDHDPHLERAWIAEADGRPVGCVMCVRDEAPATARLRLLLVEPDARGLGIGDKLVSAVVDFARGVGYRDLVLWTNDVLAGARRLYQRHGFVLLAEKPHRSFGKNLVGQDWRLVLRAAPE